The following proteins are encoded in a genomic region of Mustela erminea isolate mMusErm1 chromosome 3, mMusErm1.Pri, whole genome shotgun sequence:
- the LOC116587151 gene encoding LOW QUALITY PROTEIN: olfactory receptor 2T2-like (The sequence of the model RefSeq protein was modified relative to this genomic sequence to represent the inferred CDS: inserted 1 base in 1 codon; substituted 1 base at 1 genomic stop codon): MWHEHEGHSPKYHQLYPLGPHHTSCIPGLTFAVVLSIFFFFLVAVTANVIMILLIHVDYHLHIPMYFLLSXAFMDTVYICITLPKCCKIFYPRKRSSPFWDILQIFLYLTLIGGEFFLLGLMAFGRYLAVCKPLGNPLLMNCRICLFMVVGFWVGSSLDGFMLTPFTMSFPYXLISQEINHFFCEIPAVLKMSCLDTSLCETLMYACCVLILLIPISIISISYKCILLTVHWMNSAEGQHKAFANSSSHISVVRISYGAAFYTNVLPHSYHTPEKDKFVSTFYTILTSMVSPLIYILRNKDVATALIKCWEDDPPLEQ, encoded by the exons ATGTGGCATGAGCATGAAGGCCATTCTccaaaataccaccaactttaTCCTCTTGGGCCTCATCACACATCCTGCATTCCCGGGCTTACCTTTGCAGTGgtcttatccattttttttttttttttggtggctgtaACAGCCAATGTGATCATGATTCTGCTCATCCATGTGGACTATCACCTCCATATACCCATGTACTTTTTACTCA CAGCTTTCATGGACACAGTTTACATTTGTATAACTCTTCCCAAATGCTGCAAGATCTTCTATCCAAGAAAAAGATCATCTCCTTTTTGGGACATACTTCAGATCTTCCTCTACCTAACCCTAATTGGAGGTGAATTTTTCTTGCTAGGCCTCATGGCTTTTGGCCGGTACCTGGCTGTGTGCAAACCCCTGGGAAATCCTCTCCTCATGAACTGCAGGATTTGTTTGTTCATGGTGGTAGGCTTCTGGGTTGGTAGCTCCTTAGATGGATTCATGCTGACCCCCTTCACCATGAGTTTCCCCTACTGATTAATTTCCCAAGAAATTAATCACTTTTTCTGTGAGATTCCAGCAGTACTAAAAATGTCATGTCTTGATACATCACTCTGTGAGACTCTGATGTATGCCTGCTGTGTGCTAATTCTGCTCATCCCTATATCCATCATCTCTATTTCCTATAAATGCATCTTGCTTACCGTCCATTGGATGAACTCTGCTGAAGGCCAGCATAAAGCCTTTGCTAACTCTTCCTCCCATATTTCGGTGGTGAGAATTTCCTATGGTGCAGCCTTCTACACAAATGTGCTGCCCCATTCTTACCACacaccagagaaagacaagtttGTATCCACCTTCTATACCATCCTCACCTCAATGGTCAGCCCACTCATATACATTTTGAGGAATAAAGATGTGGCCACAGCTCTAATAAAATGCTGGGAAGATGATCCTCCTCTTGAACAATGA